GTGGTGTCAGGCTGAGCGCGCGTAGCGGCTCTCGGGGCGCGTCAGGCCGTAATGGTCGCGCAGGGTCCGGCCGGCATATTCGTGACGGAACAGGCCGCGCTGGCGCAGGATCGGCACGACCTCGTCAACGAATTCGGCGAGGCCCGCGGGGATCACCGCCGGCATGATGTTGAAGCCGTCCGCCGCGCGGTTCTCGACCCAGAGCTGGATATGGTCGGCCACCGCCTTCGGTGTGCCGGCCAGCACCTTGTGACCCCGCCCACCGGCGAGGCGGCGCAGGAGCTGGCGCAGCGTCGGGCGCTCGCGCTCGACAAGGGTGAGGATCACCTGGGAGCGGCTCTGCGCCCCCTGCACGGTCTCAGGCTTGGGGAAGGCGTCGAGCGGGATTTCCTCGTCGAGCGGGAAGCCGCTGAAGTCGAAGCCGTCGAAACGCTGGGAAAGGTGCTTGAGGCCGACCACCGGGAGGGTCAGGTCGTTCAGCGCTTCTTCATGGGCGCGCGCTTCCGCCTCGGTGGAGCCGAGGATGGGCGACAGGCCGGGCAAAACCTTCACACCGTTCGGATCACGGCCGAAGGCGAGAGCGCGGTTTTTCACATCGGCGTAGAACGCCTGCGCGTCGGCAAGATCCTGCTGGGCGGTGAAAATGGCCTCGGCGTAGCGCGCCGCGAAGCTGCGCCCGCTCTCGGACGAACCGGCCTGCACGAGAACCGGCCGGCCCTGCGGCGAACGCGGCAGGTCCAGCGGCCCGCGCACGCGGAACTCCTCGCCGTCATGGTCGATGGCATGGATACGGTCGGTATCGGCATAAACGCCGCGCGCGCGGTCATGCACCCGCGCATCGTCCTCCCAGCTGTCCCACAGCTTGGTCGTCACCTCGACGAATTCGGTGGCGCGCCGGTAGCGGTCCGCATGGGCGTTGCGCTGGGCGAGGCCGAAATTGCCGGCGGCTTCGGCCGACCAGGAGGTGACGATGTTCCAACCGGCGCGGCCCTGGCTGATATGATCGAGCGAGGCGAACTGGCGGGCGAGGTTGTAGGGCTCGTTATAGGTGGTCGACGCCGTGCCGATCAGCCCGATGTGCTCGGTCGAGCCGGCGAGGGCCGAGAGCAGCGTCAGCGGCTCCAGCTTGCCCTGCGCCACATGCTTCACGCTGCGCCCGACGGCGAGCTGGTCGGCGAGGAACAGCGAGTCGAACGTGCCGCGCTCCGCGATCGCCGCCGTCTCGCGGTAATAGGCGATGTCCGTCAGGCGCTCGGGCTGCGTCGACGGGTGAAGCCAGGAGGCTTCATGGTGGCCCGTGGTCGGCACGAAGACATTGAGATGGATGTCGGTGCGTGTGGTCACCGCGGTGATCCTCATCGGGGGATTTATGGGGCCCGGCACGCGGTGTCCCGGTTCGGCGCCTGTGGCCGACGTGTCGCATCCTAAGGATTTAATTCTAATTGTCTATGTATATAATATATATCTAATGGTTGGCCCTGCTACCTGGGCGAGTGGCGGGCGGTTACACAGGCACCCATCGCCGGCGTAGCGGCAGCCCGGCGAGGAGGCCGAAAAAGCTGGCCACAAGGAAAACCCAGCCGGAGAGTGCCCCGGCATGGATGCCCGACAGGAGCACCCCGACTGTGCAGCCAAGGGCGGTCATTGCTCCCCAACCCATCAGCACGCCGCCTGAAAGTCCGGCCAGCACGTCGCGCACGGTGGGTCGCCGCGGGGCGAATTGCCCGGCCAGCAGGGCCGAGGCGAGGCTCGCCCCGACGAGGCCGGTGACGAATAATCCATTCTCGGAGAGCAGCGTTTCCTTCAGAACGGTGGCGCAGCCGCGAAAGCCATCGAGCCCGTGCAGTGTGTCCGGCAGGATGTTCCAGCCGCTCGCCGCGCTGCGCGCAAGGCTGCCGATCTCCGCGGTGACGCCGAGCGGGCCGACACGCAGATAGCTCGCGGCCGACAGGGCGCCGATCGCAAGCCCTGTGACCGCTGCCGGCCAGCGCGCGACAAGGATCGCCCGCGCGAGGCTGGTGGATCCCGTCGCCGCCGCGTCGTGCGTGGCTCTCCCTCCTGCCCAGGCGAGCGCCGCCGCCGCGAGCAGAGCGAGGCCCGCGAGGCTGGCGGCAAGCGTGCCGGCATAGCCGAGGTGATGCGGCAGCCAGATCACCGGGGCCTCGGCGATCACGGCGAGATAGAGCGTGTTCCAGGTGAGGAAGCCGAGGCCGAAGCCCAGCCATGTTCCCAGAAGCGCGAAGGGGGAGGTCGGCGATCCCTCGCCGAGCCGGTAGAGATGGGCGGAGATGCAGGAGCCCGATATGGCCATGCCGAGCCCGAAGGCGAAGGCGGCGAGCGCCAGTACCCAGCTTACCGGGCCGATATGCGCGTCGGGTGGCAGGCGTTCCGGCTGGGGGACGGGCAGCCAGGCGCCCACCACCAGCGTATAGCCGGCCACGCCGACGGCCAGTGCCAGCAGGATCGCCAGCACGCCGCGCGGGTCGCGCTGGTCGATGAGATCGCGGGTGTTGCAGACGAAGCAGAACCGCCCGCGTTGCAGGATGACGCCGAACACGGCGCCCAGCGCCAGCGACAGGCCGAGCGCGCGCGAGGCGGCATCCCCGGCGGAGAGCGCGAGCGTTCCCCCGACCAGCAGCGCCGCAATCAGGAGGGCAACGGAAATGGGTAGTAGGCGCGACGGCAGCGCGAGATGCAGAGGCGGGGGCATGACGGAATCCGGCGGGCCGGCCGATGACCTCGTCCGGCATGAAAAGGGCGCGGGGTGGGAGCCCCGCGCCGGGAAAGGAGGAGGGTGGTGCGAGGCGCCCGTCATCCGGGCGGGCGGTTTACTTGCCCTGCCACACCGTGCCGGCGAGGTTGATCACGGGCACGCCAACCGAATTGCCGTATTCGGTCCACGAGCCGTCATAGTTCTTCACCTCGTAGCCGAGGATGCGCGAGAGGGCGTACCAGGTGTGGCTGGAGCGCTCGCCGATGCGGCAATAGACGATGACCGGCTTGGAGCCGTCGATGCCGGCGTCGGCGTAGAGCTTCTTCAGCTCTTCCTTGCTCTTGAACTTGCCGGTCTCGGCGTCGACCGCCTTCGACCACGGCACGTTCTTGGCGCCGGGGACATGGCCGGCGCGGATCGAGAGCTCCTTGGAGCCTTCGGGAGCGAAGAGCTTGCCGGAATATTCGTCGGGCGAACGGATGTCGACGATCACCGCGTCCTTCTTGCCGTCGACGACCTCCAGAACATTGACGAGGCGGGCGCGCAGCTCAGGCTTGGCCGGGGGCAGGGTGATGTCGGTCTTGGCGTAGCTCGGCGCCTTGGTATCGAGCGGAAGCGCCTGCTTCTCCCAGTATTTGCGACCGCCATCGAGCAGCTTCACGCGCTCGCCGAGACCGTACTGGTTGAACACCCAGCCGCCCCAGGCGGCGAACCAGTTATTGTTGTCGCCATAGAGGACGATGGTGGTGTCCTTGTCGACGCCGGCTTTCTCCAGCAGGGCCTCGAAGGCCGCCGGCGCGACGATGTCACGCTTTACCGGATCGACGAGGTCGCTGTGCCAGTTGATGTTGACGGCGCCGGGAATGTGCCCGCGCTCATACACGCCGGGATCGACGCTCACCTCGAAGACCCGCACCTTGGGATTATCGAGGTTCTTGGAAAGCCATTCGGCATCGACCAGCGGCCCGGCCGGCGGCGACGTCTGCGCGCTGGCGATCGGGGTGGCGAGGGTCAGGGCGGCACAGACGGTCGATGCCGCGAGCGCGAGGCGACCGGCTGTCGCGATGCTGCCGAGACGCGAGAGAGACATGCGTGAGTTCCTCCGTCGAAGCCCGGCCTCTGCCGGGAGCATATGATGACGTGAGTTGACCCAACGGAACTAAGGTTGTCAATATAGTCTATAATAAAAGTATATAAATTGGATTTGATCTGAGGAACGCGATGCCGTCCTTCGTGTTTCGAGACGGTCAGACCGCGTGCGGCAGCAGGCGGTCAGCCACCGCGGGCGCGGATCACCGCGTCAGCCGCCTCGACGAAGCCGCTACCGCCGGGCCCTTCGGTGATCCAGGCGGGAGGCGTGGGAATCTCGTGGAGATACCTGGTCACGGTGCTGACGCCGACGCTCTGGCGGAAGAAGCCGAACATCGGCGCGTCATTGGTCGAATCGCCGACATACAGCACCGCCTCATTGTCGGCGGCGATATCGAGTCCATGGGCCTGCGCGAGCACCCGGCGCGCCATGGCGAGCTTGTCATAGGCACCGATCCAGCCGAGCACCCACAGATTATTGACCGTCGTCGTGGCTCCCGCCTCGCGCAGGCACTCCACCAGCGCGGCGCGGGCCTCGTCTTCGGCGGGTTGCGTGAAGGCAAGGCTGGTGAGGCGAAATGGTTGGTCGTCGGCAAAGATGGCGCCGGGCAGGCGCGCCCGCACATGCTCGCCGATTCGCGCAAGATCGCGCGTCACGGACGAGCGGGGTTCCTCGTCATGCCAAAAGCTGCGCGTCAGGCCATGGCCGGTGGCATCGCGGTGGAAATGCAGCCCGCCATTCTCGCCGATGACCCCGTCCACCGGCCACATGCGGGCCATCTGGTCGCACCAGCCGGCCGGCGCGGCGGTGACCGGAATCACCCGCACGCCCGCGCGCTGCAGCCGTTCCAGTGCGTCATAGGTCGCCGCGCCGAGGCGTCCCTTGAAGGTGAGCGTTTCGTCCATGTCCGTGAGAACGAAGCGAACCCGGCTGAACTCGCGGGCGGAGGCACGTGTCAAAGGCTGCATTCTCGTCTCGCGTCTCGTCGGGGCTCACGGTGAAAGGGCCGGGCGGGTCATGGCCCGCTCGGCCCTTCTTGTCGTCGTTCGGAGCACCGGCCATGTGCGGCCGGTCGGTCTCACCAGGCGGGCAGTACCGCGCCCTTGAAGCGGGTGTCGAGGAAGTCCTTCACCTCCGGCGACTGATAGGCCTTCACCAGCTTCACGATGACCGGCTTGGTCTCGTCGCCGGCGCGTACGGCGACGAAGTTGCCATACGGGTTATTGGTCCGGCTTTCCTGGACCAGCGCGTCCTTGCGCGGGTCGAGCTTGGCGCCGAGCGCGTAATTGGTGTTGATCACCGCGCCGTCGAGGTCGGGAAGCTGCTTGGGCAGCAGGGCGGCGTCGAGCTCGCGGAACACCACCTTCTTCGGGTTGCCGGTCACGTCGAGAACCGTCGGCAGCAGGCCCTTGCCGGGCGCGATCGTGATCAGGCCGTTTGCCGCCAGCAGGTTGAGCGCGCGGCCGCCATTGGACGGGTCGTTCGGAATGCCGATCTGTGCGCCCTCGGGCAGATCCTTGAAGGCTTTCACCTTCACCGAATAGAAGCCGATCGGCTCGACGATGGTGAAGCCGGCGGGCACGATCTTGTAGCCGCGGGCGGCGATCTGCGCATCGAGATAGGGCTTGTGCTGGAAGGCGTTGGCGTCGAGATCGCCTCGCGAGAGCGCCTCGTTCGGCAGGGTATAGTCGGAGAAGGCGACGATCTGGATTTCCAGGCCATCCTTCGCGGCCACCTTCTTGACGACCTCGGCGATCTCCTCCTCGTCGCCGCCGATGACGCCGAGCTTGATCTTGTCGGCGGCATGGGCGGGCAGGAAGCTCGCGGCGGCAAGCACGGCACCCAGTGCGGCGCCCAGCCAGCGGTTGGAAAGGGTCATGGTTCACTCCTCGGATTTCAGGGCGCTACAGACGCCGTCGCATCAGGAGAGGCTGGCGGAATGGTGGTAGTCTAGTGTTTAAGTGGAATACTAGATATGCGCATTTGGCAGGCGTACTGCGCACGAATTGTGCAAAGAAGGATGCGCGACCATTAGTCTATAAACTTTGTTGACAATTAGCCGGGGTGACGCTAGAAAAGCTGCACGGTTCAGCGTTTCGGCGCGGGGCCGTCGCGGGATTTGACACCCGGCAGCTTGCACCGCGTCACCAACGCTAAAGCGCCACGGAGCGACTTCGTGGTCGGGCAACGAGCTTGAGGAGCTAAGCCATGACCATGTGTTGTCGACGTCTCGTACGGCCCTGAGCCACCCCTTGCGTGTTTTGCCAAGTCTGCCCGCCATGCGGCGTTGCCGCCATCGCCGGGCAACAGGGATCAATGAGATGAGCTCCGTTTTCCTGCCGGGTGCCGATGCGCCCCACCTCGCCCATGAGCCCACGCTGGATGAGATTCTTGCCGATCCCATCATCAGCCTGATCTTGCGCCGCGACGGCCTGACCGCTGGTGCCGTCCGGGCGACGCTCGACCGTGAGAGGCGGCGCCTCGCCTCCCGTGGCAGCGCCCCGGTGCTGCGCCGCGCTGCTTGATCCCGCCGCTGCCGACGACAGAGAATGATGCCCAACGACACCGCCGCTCCCACGCTCGATTCACCGCTGTTCCGCGACCTTGCGATGGCCGGGGGAGGCTCTGGCTTCCGGCCGGAACTCGCGGCTGCGGACCATGTGGATGAGGGGCGCGCGCTTGCGCGCCCGAGCGGCGGGGCCTCGATCGTCCTGCACGATGTCTCCAAGGTCTTCCCCGCGCGCGGCAGCGATGCGCCGGTGGAGGCGCTGAAGAACATTTCCATCGCCATCCCACAGGGCGAGATCTACGGCGTGATCGGCCGCTCGGGCGCCGGCAAGTCGACCCTCATCCGCACCATCAACGGGCTGGAGCGCCCGACGGGCGGCGATGTCGTGGTGGATGGCGTTGCCATCAACCGGCTGGACGAGGCGGCCCTGCGCGACCAGCGCCGGCGGATCGGCATGATCTTCCAGCACTTCAATCTGTTGTCCTCGCGCAGCGCCTTCGACAATGTGGCGCTGCCGCTGGAACTCGCCGGGCTGCCACGCCCGGCGATCCGCACCAAGGTGCTGGACCTGCTGGAGCTTGTCGGCCTGTCCGACAAGAAGGACCGCTACCCGATCGAGCTCTCCGGCGGGCAGAAGCAGCGCGTCGGCATCGCCCGTGCGCTGGCGACCGACCCGCGCGTGCTGCTCTCGGATGAGGCGACCAGCGCGCTCGACCCCGAGACCACCCGCTCCATCCTGCGCCTGCTGGGCCAGGTGAACGCCCGGCTCGGCGTCACCATCGTGCTGATCACCCATGAAATGACGGTCATCAAGGAGATCTGCCACCGCGTGGGCGTGATCGAGGCCGGGCGTATCATCGAGGAAGGGCGCGTCTCCGACGTCTTCGCCCATCCGCGCACCGCCACCGCCCGCTCCTTCATCGGCAGCCTGCCCGGCCGGGAGATTCCCGCCGCGCTCGCCGGCCGGCTGCGGACGGAGGCGACCGGGGCCAGCCAGACCGTGCTGCGCCTTACCCTTACCGGCGAGGCGGCCAGCCAGCCCATCGTCAC
Above is a window of Ancylobacter sp. WKF20 DNA encoding:
- a CDS encoding LLM class flavin-dependent oxidoreductase translates to MTTRTDIHLNVFVPTTGHHEASWLHPSTQPERLTDIAYYRETAAIAERGTFDSLFLADQLAVGRSVKHVAQGKLEPLTLLSALAGSTEHIGLIGTASTTYNEPYNLARQFASLDHISQGRAGWNIVTSWSAEAAGNFGLAQRNAHADRYRRATEFVEVTTKLWDSWEDDARVHDRARGVYADTDRIHAIDHDGEEFRVRGPLDLPRSPQGRPVLVQAGSSESGRSFAARYAEAIFTAQQDLADAQAFYADVKNRALAFGRDPNGVKVLPGLSPILGSTEAEARAHEEALNDLTLPVVGLKHLSQRFDGFDFSGFPLDEEIPLDAFPKPETVQGAQSRSQVILTLVERERPTLRQLLRRLAGGRGHKVLAGTPKAVADHIQLWVENRAADGFNIMPAVIPAGLAEFVDEVVPILRQRGLFRHEYAGRTLRDHYGLTRPESRYARSA
- a CDS encoding YeeE/YedE family protein; this encodes MPPPLHLALPSRLLPISVALLIAALLVGGTLALSAGDAASRALGLSLALGAVFGVILQRGRFCFVCNTRDLIDQRDPRGVLAILLALAVGVAGYTLVVGAWLPVPQPERLPPDAHIGPVSWVLALAAFAFGLGMAISGSCISAHLYRLGEGSPTSPFALLGTWLGFGLGFLTWNTLYLAVIAEAPVIWLPHHLGYAGTLAASLAGLALLAAAALAWAGGRATHDAAATGSTSLARAILVARWPAAVTGLAIGALSAASYLRVGPLGVTAEIGSLARSAASGWNILPDTLHGLDGFRGCATVLKETLLSENGLFVTGLVGASLASALLAGQFAPRRPTVRDVLAGLSGGVLMGWGAMTALGCTVGVLLSGIHAGALSGWVFLVASFFGLLAGLPLRRRWVPV
- a CDS encoding sulfurtransferase yields the protein MSLSRLGSIATAGRLALAASTVCAALTLATPIASAQTSPPAGPLVDAEWLSKNLDNPKVRVFEVSVDPGVYERGHIPGAVNINWHSDLVDPVKRDIVAPAAFEALLEKAGVDKDTTIVLYGDNNNWFAAWGGWVFNQYGLGERVKLLDGGRKYWEKQALPLDTKAPSYAKTDITLPPAKPELRARLVNVLEVVDGKKDAVIVDIRSPDEYSGKLFAPEGSKELSIRAGHVPGAKNVPWSKAVDAETGKFKSKEELKKLYADAGIDGSKPVIVYCRIGERSSHTWYALSRILGYEVKNYDGSWTEYGNSVGVPVINLAGTVWQGK
- a CDS encoding HAD-IIB family hydrolase produces the protein MQPLTRASAREFSRVRFVLTDMDETLTFKGRLGAATYDALERLQRAGVRVIPVTAAPAGWCDQMARMWPVDGVIGENGGLHFHRDATGHGLTRSFWHDEEPRSSVTRDLARIGEHVRARLPGAIFADDQPFRLTSLAFTQPAEDEARAALVECLREAGATTTVNNLWVLGWIGAYDKLAMARRVLAQAHGLDIAADNEAVLYVGDSTNDAPMFGFFRQSVGVSTVTRYLHEIPTPPAWITEGPGGSGFVEAADAVIRARGG
- a CDS encoding MetQ/NlpA family ABC transporter substrate-binding protein, producing MTLSNRWLGAALGAVLAAASFLPAHAADKIKLGVIGGDEEEIAEVVKKVAAKDGLEIQIVAFSDYTLPNEALSRGDLDANAFQHKPYLDAQIAARGYKIVPAGFTIVEPIGFYSVKVKAFKDLPEGAQIGIPNDPSNGGRALNLLAANGLITIAPGKGLLPTVLDVTGNPKKVVFRELDAALLPKQLPDLDGAVINTNYALGAKLDPRKDALVQESRTNNPYGNFVAVRAGDETKPVIVKLVKAYQSPEVKDFLDTRFKGAVLPAW
- a CDS encoding methionine ABC transporter ATP-binding protein, whose amino-acid sequence is MMPNDTAAPTLDSPLFRDLAMAGGGSGFRPELAAADHVDEGRALARPSGGASIVLHDVSKVFPARGSDAPVEALKNISIAIPQGEIYGVIGRSGAGKSTLIRTINGLERPTGGDVVVDGVAINRLDEAALRDQRRRIGMIFQHFNLLSSRSAFDNVALPLELAGLPRPAIRTKVLDLLELVGLSDKKDRYPIELSGGQKQRVGIARALATDPRVLLSDEATSALDPETTRSILRLLGQVNARLGVTIVLITHEMTVIKEICHRVGVIEAGRIIEEGRVSDVFAHPRTATARSFIGSLPGREIPAALAGRLRTEATGASQTVLRLTLTGEAASQPIVTRLARELGIDIALLGGQIDSIGTLPFALLYVGVPAGAWAEGPLRARLEDAGATTEVVGHV